From one Catellatospora sp. IY07-71 genomic stretch:
- a CDS encoding transglycosylase domain-containing protein yields MNLVSLLTCGFLTGVVIAAFAFPAVALSGLAAKAGGEAFGQLPDELTVKRSPQISYLYASDGKTPLATMYDENRRDMPLSEIPEVVKQAVLAAEDQKFYEHNGVDALGIARAFIANKQAGTVEQGASTLTMQFVRLSISYSADTAQEVVDATEDTTRRKVREMRYAMAIEQRMSKDQILEGYLNTAYFGNRAYGIYAAAKVYFDKEPKDLTAAEAAFLSALVKFPGKYDVVSGDGEKGAVERRDYVLQEMVETGALTQAEADKHKAEPLKVVGKVTPNGCVQTTNIRWGFFCDFFQRWWNQQEVFGATVFDRERALKSGGFRIITSLDVTTQAAMDKSITRALTNNPDLPGKKWKWKSDAVMLAGVEPGTGKVRGLATNRNFKLDSRTAPANGKHSNPALAKRGIRGSYPNTTNPLLSGGPDIGGYQAGSVMKIFTLVAALEKGYPLATPIPTKAPYVSKIRISGDPNCGGYWCPNNSGNKNWGTQNMWTGFGNSVNTFFVPLFEMVGGERVIDTAKRLGLSFYDNPKEKIDDAYFAAHAEGWGPFTLGASDHTPLQIANAFATLAADGLYCEPTPIEKILNNKGEKLDVGDKRCKQNIQVDVARAAIDAARCPIGDRSLYGRCSGTTARDSKDIIKKHIAGKTGTTDDSKSVTLTITTKQLAISGFQTDPDWAQVSTHKMSHRVVNPAVQYAMRDAMKGKPNLQFSKPSSNKLVTGSLISIPVVKCKPVAEARSILRSRGFEVDVATKPIDSDCPKGTAAGTSPEGRTIRGGMVTIEVSNGSKVKPTTPPGPGGPGGPGGPGGPAIPPPPRRGMILP; encoded by the coding sequence GTGAACTTGGTGTCCCTGCTGACCTGCGGGTTCCTCACCGGCGTGGTGATCGCCGCGTTCGCCTTCCCCGCCGTGGCGCTGTCCGGCCTGGCCGCCAAGGCCGGCGGTGAGGCGTTCGGCCAGCTCCCCGACGAGCTGACCGTCAAGCGCTCCCCCCAGATCAGCTACCTGTACGCGTCCGACGGCAAGACGCCGCTCGCCACGATGTACGACGAGAACCGCCGCGACATGCCGCTGTCGGAGATCCCGGAGGTCGTGAAGCAGGCCGTGCTGGCCGCCGAGGACCAGAAGTTCTACGAGCACAACGGCGTCGACGCGCTGGGCATCGCCCGCGCCTTCATCGCCAACAAGCAGGCCGGCACCGTGGAGCAGGGCGCCTCGACGCTGACCATGCAGTTCGTGCGCCTGTCGATCTCGTACTCGGCGGACACGGCGCAGGAGGTCGTGGACGCCACCGAGGACACCACCAGGCGCAAGGTGCGCGAGATGCGCTACGCCATGGCCATCGAGCAGCGCATGAGCAAGGACCAGATCCTCGAGGGCTACCTGAACACCGCCTACTTCGGCAACCGTGCTTACGGCATCTACGCCGCCGCCAAGGTGTACTTCGACAAGGAGCCCAAGGACCTCACCGCCGCCGAGGCCGCGTTCCTGTCCGCGCTGGTCAAGTTCCCCGGCAAGTACGACGTCGTCAGCGGCGACGGCGAGAAGGGCGCCGTCGAGCGGCGCGACTACGTGCTGCAGGAGATGGTGGAGACCGGCGCGCTGACCCAGGCCGAGGCGGACAAGCACAAGGCGGAACCGCTCAAGGTCGTCGGCAAGGTCACCCCGAACGGCTGCGTGCAGACCACCAACATCCGCTGGGGCTTCTTCTGCGACTTCTTCCAGCGCTGGTGGAACCAGCAGGAGGTGTTCGGCGCGACCGTGTTCGACCGCGAGCGCGCCCTGAAGTCCGGCGGCTTCCGCATCATCACCTCGCTGGACGTCACCACCCAGGCCGCCATGGACAAGAGCATCACCCGGGCCCTGACCAACAACCCGGACCTGCCCGGCAAGAAGTGGAAGTGGAAGTCCGACGCGGTCATGCTGGCCGGCGTCGAGCCCGGCACCGGCAAGGTGCGCGGCCTGGCCACCAACCGCAACTTCAAGCTGGACAGCCGCACCGCACCGGCCAACGGCAAGCACTCCAACCCGGCGCTGGCCAAGCGCGGCATCCGCGGCAGCTACCCCAACACCACCAACCCGCTGCTGAGCGGCGGCCCCGACATCGGCGGCTACCAGGCCGGCTCGGTCATGAAGATCTTCACGCTGGTCGCGGCCCTGGAGAAGGGCTACCCGCTGGCCACGCCGATCCCCACCAAGGCGCCGTACGTCTCGAAGATCCGGATCTCGGGCGACCCGAACTGCGGCGGCTACTGGTGCCCCAACAACTCGGGCAACAAGAACTGGGGCACCCAGAACATGTGGACCGGGTTCGGCAACTCGGTGAACACCTTCTTCGTGCCGCTGTTCGAGATGGTGGGCGGCGAGCGCGTCATCGACACCGCCAAGCGGCTGGGCCTGAGCTTCTACGACAACCCCAAGGAGAAGATCGACGACGCGTACTTCGCCGCGCACGCCGAAGGCTGGGGCCCGTTCACGCTCGGCGCCTCCGACCACACCCCGCTGCAGATCGCGAACGCGTTCGCGACGCTGGCGGCCGACGGCCTCTACTGCGAGCCGACCCCGATCGAGAAGATCCTGAACAACAAGGGCGAGAAGCTCGACGTCGGCGACAAGCGCTGCAAGCAGAACATCCAGGTGGACGTGGCCCGCGCGGCGATCGACGCGGCCCGCTGCCCGATCGGCGACCGCTCGCTCTACGGCCGCTGCAGCGGCACCACCGCCCGCGACTCCAAGGACATCATCAAGAAGCACATCGCGGGCAAGACCGGCACCACCGACGACTCGAAGTCGGTGACGCTGACCATCACCACCAAGCAGCTGGCCATCTCCGGCTTCCAGACCGACCCGGACTGGGCCCAGGTGAGCACGCACAAGATGTCGCACCGGGTGGTCAACCCGGCGGTGCAGTACGCGATGCGCGACGCCATGAAGGGCAAGCCGAACCTCCAGTTCAGCAAACCCAGCAGCAACAAGCTGGTCACCGGGTCCCTGATCAGCATCCCGGTCGTGAAGTGCAAGCCGGTGGCCGAGGCCCGCTCGATCCTGCGCAGCCGCGGCTTCGAGGTGGACGTCGCCACCAAGCCGATCGACTCGGACTGCCCGAAGGGCACCGCGGCGGGGACGTCGCCCGAGGGCCGCACCATCCGCGGCGGCATGGTCACCATCGAGGTCAGCAACGGCAGCAAGGTCAAGCCCACCACCCCACCCGGCCCGGGCGGCCCGGGCGGCCCGGGCGGCCCCGGCGGCCCGGCGATCCCGCCGCCGCCCCGCCGCGGCATGATCCTCCCGTGA